A DNA window from Trypanosoma brucei brucei TREU927 chromosome 11 chr11_scaffold01 genomic scaffold, whole genome shotgun sequence contains the following coding sequences:
- a CDS encoding phospholipid:diacylglycerol acyltransferase-like protein → MTYKHMANHRAAKNNKNGKEKSHKDEPATVGTADASPVSPHMGRSDGVEESPMRHTSQSNNTDNNMRKDVTRSPNGCDCDEGSEIAWKCQSQVERALAMFLFKGTARSSPADDVPVLWDVGCDALVAAKRPVMYLIDFFTRRRVMFVFLVIAVLLGYHNFQEEISSLTDSFVVADADRPGVRFLQNHTMRRKHPVMIIPGFISTALEVWQDVVECTTSQAYSSRFRQRMFGPSMLFLLATDPACYMKLFSLDKGTGFDPPGVKIRPDMGFGAADFFMPGYWVWAKIFVNLADIGYDPQSMGISSYDWRLSPRGIHRRDGYYYHLKNYLMYLYHKNEERVVIVSHSYGSLVVVDFLRWADEHEAGWTNKHVANWINIGGTTMGVSKTVSALLSGEAKDTLALPGTARAILENYFSRNLRTETFRTWSCQAAMLPSGCEGVHPQILRLHNGTVLPPKEAIRLLTRRLNESGHVAVVKQAREVLGRFGKRPNLPKAPNTTVFCLYGVDRKTEIGYVLGEDEAVDDTYNEGEHIVNGVINGDGDGTVPLLSLGYMCRAKNGWKRDVGRVITREHKHSSGSSMNLRGGSSSGDHVDILGNHELVWTILKVVSGNAEEGELSDRIYSNIDEKIEQSGDCLLMEGQ, encoded by the coding sequence ATGACTTACAAACATATGGCAAACCACCGTGCagcgaaaaataataaaaatggcAAGGAAAAGTCACATAAAGACGAACCCGCCACAGTTGGAACTGCAGACGCGTCACCGGTGAGCCCCCACATGGGGCGAAGTGACGGAGTCGAGGAAAGCCCCATGAGGCACACGTCACAGTCCAACAACACAGATAACAATATGCGAAAAGATGTAACAAGGAGCCCCAACGGGTGCGACTGTGACGAAGGGTCTGAAATAGCATGGAAATGCCAGTCACAAGTAGAACGAGCACTAGCGATGTTCCTCTTCAAGGGAACTGCCAGGAGCTCACCGGCCGATGACGTGCCTGTCCTTTGGGATGTGGGTTGTGATGCGCTGGTGGCGGCAAAAAGGCCTGTAATGTATCTGATTGATTTCTTCACGCGCCGTCGGGTGATGTTCGTCTTCTTAGTGATTGCCGTTCTACTCGGGTACCACAACTTCCAGGAGGAAATTTCGTCTCTGACGGACTCATTTGTTGTGGCGGACGCCGATCGGCCAGGAGTCAGGTTTTTGCAAAACCATACTATGCGTCGAAAGCATCCCGTTATGATTATTCCGGGTTTCATTTCGACAGCGCTCGAGGTGTGGCAGGACGTCGTTGAGTGTACGACCTCCCAGGCATATTCATCGAGATTTCGCCAGCGTATGTTTGGTCCATCcatgttgtttcttcttgccACAGACCCAGCGTGTTATATGAAGCTCTTTTCGCTGGACAAGGGCACAGGCTTCGACCCGCCAGGGGTAAAAATCCGACCTGATATGGGTTTCGGCGCCGCAGACTTTTTTATGCCGGGGTATTGGGTGTGGGCCAAGATCTTCGTGAACCTTGCTGATATTGGCTATGATCCGCAGAGCATGGGCATATCTAGTTATGACTGGAGGTTATCGCCGCGCGGAATCCACCGCCGTGATGGATACTATTATCACTTGAAAAATTATCTGATGTATCTCTACCATAAAAACGAGGAGCgagttgttattgtttcccaCAGCTATGGTAGTCTCGTTGTTGTGGATTTTTTACGCTGGGCTGACGAGCACGAGGCAGGGTGGACGAACAAGCACGTTGCTAATTGGATTAACATCGGCGGAACGACGATGGGAGTTTCCAAAACCGTCTCGGCGCTTCTGTCAGGTGAGGCCAAAGATACCCTTGCGCTACCGGGCACTGCACGGGCGATCCTGGAGAATTATTTTTCCCGTAACCTCCGTACGGAAACGTTTCGCACGTGGTCGTGCCAGGCTGCCATGCTTCCCAGTGGCTGCGAGGGGGTGCACCCACAGATATTGAGGCTTCACAACGGTACGGTTCTACCACCGAAGGAAGCCATCCGACTACTTACAAGGCGGCTGAATGAAAGCGGCCATGTTGCGGTTGTGAAACAAGCACGTGAGGTGTTGGGCCGGTTCGGGAAGCGACCCAACTTGCCCAAAGCACCCAACACGACagttttttgtctttatgGCGTAGACAGGAAGACGGAGATCGGATATGTTTTGGGCGAGGACGAGGCAGTGGATGACACCTACAACGAAGGGGAGCATATCGTTAATGGGGTGATTAATGGGGATGGAGATGGAACTGTGCCGCTTTTGTCTTTGGGGTACATGTGTCGTGCAAAAAATGGGTGGAAGCGTGACgttggccgcgttatcacaCGGGAACATAAACACAGCTCGGGATCGTCGATGAATCTCCGCGGGGGATCGTCAAGTGGAGATCACGTTGACATTCTCGGAAACCACGAACTTGTGTGGACGATTCTCAAAGTGGTGTCGGGGAACGCGGAGGAAGGGGAATTGAGCGATCGCATCTACTCAAATATAGACGAGAAAATTGAACAGTCAGGAGATTGTCTTTTAATGGAAGGCCAGTGA
- a CDS encoding eukaryotic translation initiation factor 2 gamma, putative (similar to Eukaryotic translation initiation factor 2 gamma subunit (eIF-2-gamma)(Suppressor of variegation protein 3-9). (Swiss-Prot:Q24208) (Drosophila melanogaster;)) encodes MSENDIADFTIDETTLSSDPTRDCGLAAQNLSAMDLDKMSVETFEVMSRQATINIGTIGHVAHGKSTVVKALSGVKTQKYHREAVMNITIHLGYANAKVFRCDSCPVPAAYHAFPSSQPDKTGCPTCGAPLTLKRHFSFVDCPGHDVLMATMLNGAAIMDAALLLIAANEPFPQPQTLEHLKAVEIMKLRNLIILQNKIDLVGEVHAQDQYHKIRDYIDSTIGLSAPIIPISAQLKRNVDYLLEYLCRMPLPTRQLNCPARMTVVRSFDINKPGEVDIETLRGGVAGGTVIQGVLRVNQIVEIRPGQVHTQTGGTFSCTPLRTRALTLKAEDNSLQYAIPGGLIAVGTTLDPTLTRQDKMVGHMIGEEGSLPQVYAEIEVQYYLFSEMVGQSKQRDRNAKRVQKLNVQETLQINVGTLTAGATVVSITKSPDIAKLTLVTPVCCTMDEQIAISRLVEKNFRLIGWGTIRRGVPVKLN; translated from the coding sequence ATGAGCGAGAATGACATTGCCGACTTTACAATCGATGAGACGACGCTCTCTAGCGACCCGACACGCGACTGCGGGCTCGCTGCGCAGAACCTCTCGGCGATGGATCTCGATAAGATGAGCGTGGAGACCTTTGAAGTGATGTCGCGTCAGGCCACAATTAACATCGGTACAATCGGTCACGTCGCTCACGGTAAGTCAACCGTTGTGAAGGCGCTCAGCGGAGTCAAGACTCAGAAGTACCACCGCGAGGCTGTGATGAATATCACAATTCACCTTGGCTATGCCAACGCAAAGGTGTTCCGCTGTGACTCATGCCCCGTTCCCGCTGCCTATCATGCCTTCCCCTCCTCGCAGCCGGACAAAACTGGCTGCCCAACCTGTGGAGCCCCGCTGACGCTGAAACGCCACTTCTCCTTCGTTGACTGTCCAGGACACGACGTGCTGATGGCGACAATGCTTAACGGTGCCGCCATCATGGACGCTGCGCTCCTACTCATTGCCGCAAATGAGCCATTCCCACAGCCGCAGACACTTGAGCACCTCAAAGCAGTTGAGATTATGAAGCTGCGAAACCTGATTAtccttcaaaacaaaattgACCTTGTTGGAGAAGTCCACGCACAGGATCAGTACCATAAGATACGCGACTACATTGACAGCACCATTGGGCTCAGTGCTCCTATCATTCCCATATCCGCACAACTGAAGCGCAATGTGGATTATTTGCTGGAGTACCTGTGCCGTATGCCCCTTCCCACGCGTCAGCTTAATTGTCCCGCACGGATGACGGTGGTGCGCTCCTTCGACATTAACAAGCCGGGTGAGGTGGATATAGAGACTCTGCGAGGCGGTGTGGCAGGGGGTACCGTGATTCAAGGTGTTCTTCGTGTGAATCAAATTGTTGAGATTCGGCCAGGACAggtgcacacacaaacgggaGGAACATTCAGCTGTACACCTCTGCGAACCCGGGCGTTAACGTTAAAGGCAGAGGACAACTCGCTGCAATACGCAATACCAGGTGGTCTTATCGCCGTGGGGACCACGCTTGACCCCACACTGACGCGTCAGGACAAAATGGTTGGACATATGATTGGAGAGGAAGGTTCGTTGCCGCAGGTGTACGCGGAGATTGAGGTGCAATATTATTTATTCTCCGAGATGGTTGGCCAGAGTAAGCAGCGAGATCGCAACGCGAAGCGCGTGCAGAAGTTGAATGTGCAGGAGACACTTCAGATCAATGTGGGCACCCTGACGGCGGGGGCCACAGTAGTAAGCATTACAAAGAGTCCCGATATTGCGAAGCTCACTCTAGTTACGCCGGTGTGCTGCACTATGGATGAGCAGATCGCAATTTCACGTCTGGTAGAAAAGAACTTCCGTCTGATTGGGTGGGGCACCATCCGCCGTGGAGTGCCAGTGAAACTGAATTAA
- a CDS encoding elongation factor 1 gamma, putative, with protein MRERQMYFKVEESDLPLCMMRGITNMKSKEKHDSVFEGLNSKCFTCGTASNNTSEACTITLASPLRVYVSLHKLETTVAEEAAVNLLTFQAPSSGFCPSIPPPPLYTLFDLHLRFVDISSDTTLNSKAMSLTLWFQPHHENARNLKLLVVAAFANVPVTVKACEYGRENETEEYRRNCSPCCRYPVLQTEDGCIFESNAIVRHIARLDKSGSFLYGRTPFEGSQVDMWLDFAATELDTAAKPFGLNIYRGVPIPVDAMDSVHEVFGGLETWLETRTFLVGERLTVADICVAFALQFHYRANAAEGEALTKKYRNVYRLYNTVMQQPKTVEVLKSQGATFGPVKAKKAEQQAPKAEKAPKPAPKDDDDDDVPKEKKKPNPLDELPPSPFVLDAFKREYSNNDTRTVAAPYFFQNYDAAGYTSFWCRYKYNEDNKMQFMTANLVRGWFQRMEHTRKYAFGVALIIGEEKKHDIVALWVFRGKGMPEIVKDVEDTELFDWEEIPDVSAQRERITDYLCWEGPTIPKPVLEGRVFK; from the coding sequence ATGCGTGAGAGACAAATGTATTTTAAAGTGGAGGAGAGCGATTTGCCTTTGTGCATGATGCGAGGCATCACGAATATGAAAAGTAAAGAGAAACACGACTCCGTCTTCGAGGGGTTAAACAGTAAATGCTTCACATGTGGGACTGCTTCAAATAACACTTCAGAGGCATGTACCATCACTCTGGCATCGCCACTGAGAGTTTATGTTTCCTTACACAAGTTGGAAACAACCGttgctgaagaggcggcagTTAATTTGCTCACGTTCCAGGCCCCATCTTCTGGTTTCTGTCCTTCCattccacccccccccctttacACCCTCTTTGATTTACACCTGCGTTTCGTAGATATAAGTTCTGACACTACTCTCAACAGTAAAGCAATGTCTCTCACACTCTGGTTTCAGCCACACCACGAAAACGCCCGCAACCTCAAGCTACTGGTGGTTGCTGCCTTTGCAAACGTTCCTGTGACGGTGAAGGCGTGTGAATatgggcgagagaacgagacGGAGGAGTATCGCCGCAACTGCAGTCCGTGCTGCCGCTACCCTGTGCTCCAGACGGAGGACGGATGTATCTTCGAGTCAAACGCGATCGTCCGACACATCGCACGACTTGACAAAAGCGGCAGTTTTCTGTACGGCCGCACACCCTTTGAGGGCAGCCAGGTGGACATGTGGTTGGATTTCGCCGCAACGGAACTCGATACTGCCGCAAAGCCATTTGGTTTAAACATATACCGCGGTGTGCCCATCCCAGTCGATGCGATGGATTCCGTGCACGAGGTGTTTGGTGGCCTTGAGACATGGCTGGAGACGCGCACATTCCTGGTTGGTGAGCGTTTGACCGTCGCAGACATCTGCGTCGCGTTTGCCCTTCAATTTCACTACCGTGCGAATGCTGCGGAGGGTGAAGCCCTGACAAAGAAGTACAGGAATGTCTACCGATTGTACAACACGGTGATGCAACAACCCAAGACAGTGGAAGTACTAAAATCCCAGGGTGCAACTTTCGGGCCAGTGAAGGCTAAAAAGGCAGAGCAGCAAGCACCTAAGGCGGAGAAGGCTCCCAAGCCCGCTCCgaaggatgatgatgatgatgatgtcccgaaggaaaagaagaagccgAACCCGCTGGACGAGCTCCCACCGAGCCCATTTGTTCTGGATGCATTCAAGCGCGAGTACAGCAACAACGACACACGCACGGTGGCGGCACCATACTTCTTCCAAAACTACGACGCGGCTGGGTACACATCGTTCTGGTGTCGCTACAAGTACAACGAAGATAACAAGATGCAATTCATGACAGCGAACCTCGTCCGTGGGTGGTTTCAGCGCATGGAGCACACACGCAAGTACGCGTTTGGGGTTGCCCTAATCATcggggaagagaagaagcacGACATCGTTGCGTTGTGGGTGTTCCGGGGTAAGGGTATGCCGGAGATCGTGAAAGATGTGGAAGACACGGAGTTGTTTGACTGGGAAGAGATCCCCGACGTGAGCGCCCAAAGGGAACGAATTACGGACTACCTGTGCTGGGAGGGTCCGACCATTCCGAAACCCGTTCTTGAGGGCCGCGTCTTTAAATAG
- a CDS encoding guide RNA-binding protein — MLRRIISQQTTLIRKPLGAALFATSALRLEAASSSDADGKEVGSSGEGNRATGGKWRRPSLAQQRARRAQLPPAFDVVHWNDEDISRGHLLRVLHRDTFVVLDYHRQARMLTEEGNKAERVVSVMLPAVYTARFLAVLEGRSEKVEVHSRYTNATFTPNPAAPYTFTLKCTSTRPAQQKQQVAGEEGDETFEWTVEFDVAESLMLQRFLTQALHYNTGFARTSV, encoded by the coding sequence ATGCTCCGACGTATCATCAGCCAGCAAACGACGCTCATTCGGAAACCACTGGGTGCTGCACTCTTTGCCACATCAGCCCTACGCCTAGAAGCCGCTTCTTCCAGTGATGCTGATGGGAAGGAAGTTGGAAGTAGCGGCGAAGGCAACAGAGCAACTGGAGGAAAGTGGCGCCGACCTTCACTCGCACAACAACGGGCTCGCCGCGCCCAACTCCCGCCTGCTTTTGATGTTGTCCATTGGAATGATGAAGATATCAGCAGAGGCCATCTATTGCGAGTACTTCACCGTGATACATTTGTTGTCCTTGATTACCATCGCCAGGCACGTATGTTGACAGAAGAAGGTAATAAGGCagagcgtgttgtttctgtgATGTTGCCAGCGGTTTACACCGCACGTTTTCTGGCTGTGCTGGAGGGGCGTTCAGAAAAGGTGGAAGTTCACTCACGTTATACTAACGCCACCTTCACACCGAATCCTGCAGCACCATACACATTTACGCTCAAGTGCACATCAACGAGGCCCGcccaacaaaagcaacaagtaGCGGGTGAAGAAGGCGATGAGACATTTGAGTGGACTGTAGAGTTTGATGTGGCAGAATCTCTTATGTTGCAGCGATTCCTCACACAAGCTCTGCATTACAACACCGGCTTCGCTCGCACATCTGTGTAG
- a CDS encoding inner membrane preprotein translocase Tim17, putative, whose translation MTTLLDPQPQIDPSQKAMMVLKDSTITPAAMNVVGGYVMGFGFSLFGAMISAESTTQRMGTADFFRYSLKTAHRLGFSFAYFGFLFGGIEVALEKRRGRKDVWNATLSGGLLGGVYGCRYYKAPGLVGGTLGGAAVSLMLERVMDALGLAQR comes from the coding sequence ATGACAACACTTCTCGACCCCCAACCTCAAATTGATCCCTCACAGAAGGCAATGATGGTGTTGAAGGACAGCACCATTACCCCAGCTGCTATGAACGTTGTTGGTGGTTACGTAATGGGTTTTggattttccctctttggtGCAATGATTTCAGCCGAATCCACAACGCAGCGGATGGGCACCGCCGACTTCTTCCGTTACAGTTTGAAAACGGCCCACAGACTCGGCTTCAGTTTTGCCTACTTTGGTTTCCTTTTCGGTGGCATTGAGGTTGCGCTTGAGAAGCGACGGGGCCGTAAGGATGTGTGGAATGCTACACTTTCTGGTGGTCTTTTGGGTGGAGTGTACGGCTGTCGTTATTATAAAGCTCCCGGGCTTGTGGGTGGTACGTTAGGTGgtgcagccgtttctttgatGCTTGAACGTGTTATGGATGCATTGGGGTTGGCTCAAcgctaa